CAGTTATCATGATTAATCATTTCGACCGAAATCTTGGATAAACTGATTTAATCCACATGCAACTCCAGCCTAGCTCTGCTCTTAGTTAAGTGGCATAACTGTTCCCATCGGCTTTATCCCAGGCAAAACTTAGTCCAGCCATTGGCTGAAGGTCCGAGTAATCATATATCTCCCAAGCAAACAGAAACGATGCAACCACACTTTAAGATGTGGCTGCATCGTTTCTAATTTGCGAAATATAGTGCATTCTGGCTATGAAGAATTTGCTGTGTCATATCTTCCCCACGCAATTCACTCATATAGTCGCACGTTTCTTTCAACAAGTCCGCTAAATCATCAGCCAACTGCAATAATTGCTTCTGACCGAACGTAGCCTGGGCTTGCTTCGGCCAGTCACTCTCCAGCAAAAGTCGATCTGCTGGCATCTGCTGTAGATAGGCGCGTCCTTTTTTGGTATTTAAGGTGAGGGGGTTGACCGAGAGGTAAGCACCGAGGCGTCTCAATTGAAAAAGTTCGTCATTGGTTCCATTGAAACGGTGGAAAACCGGGAGAACATTATAAGTAGGCAAGGCATAATGTTCAAGTAGGTCCAATACGGCCTGAGCTGAACGGACTGTATGAAGCGATAGAATATAAGGTAGTTGCTTGGGCTGACTCGCCTCAATTATTGCTTCAAATATCGCTGATAAAACAGCTATTTGACGGTCTTGACTAGCCTGGTCCAGAATCTTCGGGCTAAAGTCTAAACCAATTTCACCAATGAAACGAGTCTTCGTCAGACCGCTCCGAAAGGCAGCCAATTCGAGCTCAATTTGTTCATCCGACTGAATCCACCACGGGTGATACCCCAAAGAAAGCAGCGTATTGCTCTCTTTAAGCTCTTCAAGCAAGGAGAAGAAGTCTGTCGGTAAGACAGTTTGGGCAACGATTCCCACATCCAACGCTTTCAATAAGCTTAGAAATTGCTGGCGTTCTTCTGGTGACTTAATAAAATCTAAATGGAAATGTGTATCAAGTAACACCCTATCACCCCTTTGAGTAAACTTATGGCATCGCTTCGAAATGACTCAGGCGCCGAATGACTTTCCCTGCCAGCATCTGGCCAAGAATCGGTGGCATATAAGACATGGTTCCTAAAGTGTGTGAACGAGCTGTACTGACTGGATTGTCCACCTTGCGTGGTAATTCATCCGAGAAGAGCACTTCCACCTCGCCTACCCCAAATTTACGATATTCTTGACGCATCTTCTTCGCCAAAGGGCAATTATACGTCTGGTGAATATCTGTAAACTGAAAGCGCAAAGGGTCCAATTTATTTGCTGCACCCATCGCAACCAATAAAGGCAATCCTTCGGCTTGCGCCCAGGCTGCAAGTGCCGCTTTGGAGAGGACCAGGTCAATACAATCAATCACATAATCAGGCCGAGGAAACTGACTTAAATACGTAGGAATATTCTGCTGATCAAGCTCCTGCTGTTCAGCGTACACTTGGCAAGCGGGATTAATATCATGCACCATCTCAGCCATCACTTCAGCTTTTGGCCTCCCTACAGTGGAGGTAAAGGCAATGGCTTGACGATTGATATTCGTGTAATCAACCACATCCATATCAATTAAAATCAACGTCCCTACTCCACCTCTTGCGAGTGCCTCAACACAATTTGACCCAACCCCACCTAGGCCGAGAACCATAACTGTAGACTTTCGCAAAGCCGCCAGACCCTCATCGCCTAAGATTAATTTTACCCGTTCAAATCGATTATCTTCCACTGTTTCCATCGTTCACCTACATCCTTCGTTTGATACCCATCATCTTAAGAAATTTATAGGTGTGATGCAAGTCTTTTTTTGGTAAGTGGTGGTTGAATCATCACACAAAGTGAAGTGTTCCCACCCTAAGCACTTGCTTATGATCGTTTAAGCCCATTTAATTATTAGCTTTCCTTGCATAGGTATTCTTTTACTCAATGTCTAAAGGCATCTTGTAAGTTGGTGCAGGGAAATGCTGTTCTAAGTATGCAAGGTGTTCCGCGCTTAAAGTCATCTCCAATACTTCCAAATTGCTCGCCATATTATCTGGATTCGAGCTTTTAGGAATCGGATAAACATTGCTTTGCGCCAATAGAAATAAGAGCAACACTTGGTAAGGTGTGCCATTAATTTCTTGAGCCACTTCGACGACAGCCGGATGATTCAACAAATTCTCACGTAGGCGACCTGCCTGAGCTAAGGGGCAGTATGCCATTAAGGGGCATGCCTACCTCGTCCATTAAAGGTTTTAGACTGAATTCAATTCCCCGAGAACCTAAATGATATAAGACTTGATTGGTCGCACAATCCTCCCCACCAGTTACGGCCAGTAATTCGCTTAAGGGTTGGGTATCATAATTTGAGACGCCCCAAGCACGAATGAGGCCTTCATCTTTCAGTACTTGGAAGGCTTCAATCGTCTCCTCAATAGGTACCGACCCTGGCCAATGCAATAAATACATATCTAGGTAATCGGTCTTCAATCGCTTCAGACTTGCTTGAAGACTTGCCCGCATACTTTGGCTATCAGCGTTATAAGGCAAGACTTTGGAGACAAGGTATAAGTCCTCCCGCGCGAAAGGTGTAATTGCCTTACCAAGCAAACTTTCACTGCGACCCTCCCCATACATTTCGGCCGTATCGATTAGCTGGACCCCTTGCTCAATGCCATAACGTAAAGCTGCTATTTCCTGCTTTTCAATCCGTGAATCATCCCCCATCTTCCACGTGCCCATACCTAAGCGTTTCACTTGCTGTCCGGAATATGTCTCAAACATCTTCATTCCTCCTTCACTTCGTATCATAGCGAATTTTCACCTTTAGACAAAACAATATCTACTTTGAAAGTGTTTGTTGTCATTATAAAGTATGATATGATAGGCATACGTCATTTGCCCTTGTGGCATAAAAGAACGGACTCTAAACGTAGAGCCGACGTCTCATCCTTGATAAAGGATTCGTTCAACAAAATAAAATACAAAAGAGTAAAGCTCATGCGTTAAGTGCTTGTAGATGGGATGTTGCTACAAGACGAAATAATCTTTATGCGATATGGGCTTGCATCCGCTATTGCTGCGAGCATTTCTGATGCTCTTTTTGTTTGAATAGGAGAAAGTAATGAAATTCGTAACGAAACAACGCGTCATGGCGATTGATCAACCTTTAATTTGTGCTATCTTAAACGTCACACCGGATTCCTTCTCAGATGGTGGCCAGCACAATGAAGTCACACAAGCCGTTGAAAAGGCAAAGGAGCTTATCCGGCAAGGAGCGGATATGTTAGATATTGGCGGGGAATCCACTCGTCCAGGTTCTACTTATGTAGAAATCCACGAAGAAATTAACCGAGTCGTCCCGGTTATTCAAGCGATTCGTGAGTTTTCTGATATACCTATTTCTGTAGATACTTGGAAAGCACCGGTCGCTGAGGCATGTTTACAAGCAGGAGCCAACGTTATCAACGATATTACTGGCCTAATCGGTGATAAAGCAATGGCCCAAGTCATCGCCGAACATCACGCAGGATTAATCCTAATGTTTAATCCGGTCAAAATCCGCCCAAATCATCCTGCGGCAAGCCGTTTTCCCCATTTCGGTGAAAGCTTTTTGACAGCAGAGGAGCTGAACAGCTACGCTAATCTTGATATTATCGAATTGATGGATATATACTTTGACAAAGCCTTGGCCCTAGCCGAGGCGGCTCATATCAAGCCTGAGCAGATTATGTTAGACCCAGGCATCGGCTTCGGCTTGACCCCAGAAGAGAACCTTGCACTCATTAACGCCCTTCCTCATTTACAAGGTCGGGGCTTCCTTACATATTTGGGTGTGTCACGCAAGCGTTTCCTCGCTCAACTGGTTGCAGAGGTCGGCTTGCCGAACGATTACACAACCGAAGTGGGCTTGCAACATGTTGATACCGCCTCGGCAATGATTAGTTTTCTGGCAACGCAATACGGCGTACACGCCATTCGTGTCCATTCCGTACAGGAACATTTACTCGCCAGACAAGTTGCCCTAGCGCTCAAAGAGAATCAAGAAATGAGGTAAGGTTATGGAAGCGAAGCATTTTGATACAGAGAAAATTGAAACGGCTGTTCGCATGCTCTTAGAAGCAATTGGTGAAGATCCAAATCGTGAAGGCTTACTCGAGACGCCCGAACGGGTAGCTCGGGCAATGAAGGAAATCTTTGGTGGCTTGGGTGAAACAGCTGAAGCCCATCTGCAGAAATCTTTCGAACATGTCGACGGGGGAATTGTTGTTGTTAAGGATATGAGTTTCTACTCTATGTGCGAACATCATTTACTACCTTTCTGGGGCAAGGCTCACATTGCTTATTTACCCAACGATAAAGTAGCTGGCCTTTCTAAGTTGGCTCGCACGGTAGAAACCTACGCGCGCAAACCACAACTTCAAGAAAGACTTACTAAGGAAATTGCTGAAGCGATGATGACATATTTAGGCGCAAAAGGCGTATTAGTTGTTGTCGAAGGTGAACATATGTGTATGAATATGCGCGGCGTTCAAAAGCCTGGTTCCAAAACCGTGACATCAATCGCCCGAGGCGCCTTAGCTGAGGACACCCGTTTACTCGATGAAGCATATAGGATGTTGGACCGATGAGAAATACAAATATTATCTATGAACTCCCCTTTATTCAAGCGCATTTGGAAGAATTGGATTCCTTAGAAGCCACCCGAATATATTGCCGACATAATCTGGAACATTTCCTTTCAGTAGCACGCATTTGCTACACCTTATGTTTAGAACAAAAAGTAAATATCCCTAAAGACTTAATCTATACAACTGCCCTCTTACA
This region of Suicoccus acidiformans genomic DNA includes:
- the folP gene encoding dihydropteroate synthase → MKFVTKQRVMAIDQPLICAILNVTPDSFSDGGQHNEVTQAVEKAKELIRQGADMLDIGGESTRPGSTYVEIHEEINRVVPVIQAIREFSDIPISVDTWKAPVAEACLQAGANVINDITGLIGDKAMAQVIAEHHAGLILMFNPVKIRPNHPAASRFPHFGESFLTAEELNSYANLDIIELMDIYFDKALALAEAAHIKPEQIMLDPGIGFGLTPEENLALINALPHLQGRGFLTYLGVSRKRFLAQLVAEVGLPNDYTTEVGLQHVDTASAMISFLATQYGVHAIRVHSVQEHLLARQVALALKENQEMR
- a CDS encoding tRNA threonylcarbamoyladenosine dehydratase, translated to METVEDNRFERVKLILGDEGLAALRKSTVMVLGLGGVGSNCVEALARGGVGTLILIDMDVVDYTNINRQAIAFTSTVGRPKAEVMAEMVHDINPACQVYAEQQELDQQNIPTYLSQFPRPDYVIDCIDLVLSKAALAAWAQAEGLPLLVAMGAANKLDPLRFQFTDIHQTYNCPLAKKMRQEYRKFGVGEVEVLFSDELPRKVDNPVSTARSHTLGTMSYMPPILGQMLAGKVIRRLSHFEAMP
- a CDS encoding aldo/keto reductase, translating into MAYCPLAQAGRLRENLLNHPAVVEVAQEINGTPYQVLLLFLLAQSNVYPIPKSSNPDNMASNLEVLEMTLSAEHLAYLEQHFPAPTYKMPLDIE
- a CDS encoding TatD family hydrolase, whose protein sequence is MLLDTHFHLDFIKSPEERQQFLSLLKALDVGIVAQTVLPTDFFSLLEELKESNTLLSLGYHPWWIQSDEQIELELAAFRSGLTKTRFIGEIGLDFSPKILDQASQDRQIAVLSAIFEAIIEASQPKQLPYILSLHTVRSAQAVLDLLEHYALPTYNVLPVFHRFNGTNDELFQLRRLGAYLSVNPLTLNTKKGRAYLQQMPADRLLLESDWPKQAQATFGQKQLLQLADDLADLLKETCDYMSELRGEDMTQQILHSQNALYFAN
- a CDS encoding aldo/keto reductase, which gives rise to MFETYSGQQVKRLGMGTWKMGDDSRIEKQEIAALRYGIEQGVQLIDTAEMYGEGRSESLLGKAITPFAREDLYLVSKVLPYNADSQSMRASLQASLKRLKTDYLDMYLLHWPGSVPIEETIEAFQVLKDEGLIRAWGVSNYDTQPLSELLAVTGGEDCATNQVLYHLGSRGIEFSLKPLMDEVGMPLNGILPLSSGRSPT
- the folE gene encoding GTP cyclohydrolase I FolE, which codes for MEAKHFDTEKIETAVRMLLEAIGEDPNREGLLETPERVARAMKEIFGGLGETAEAHLQKSFEHVDGGIVVVKDMSFYSMCEHHLLPFWGKAHIAYLPNDKVAGLSKLARTVETYARKPQLQERLTKEIAEAMMTYLGAKGVLVVVEGEHMCMNMRGVQKPGSKTVTSIARGALAEDTRLLDEAYRMLDR